A genome region from Natronosalvus rutilus includes the following:
- a CDS encoding dihydroneopterin aldolase family protein, translating to MSTDDSDGSSQVPTDAQQACFEAGIKFGSLYHQFAGTPISLESADSLARAMEEAIENQPHCTDVSVDVRTDVLEAALEEGAAEYTELTGRFLEVEIDVAYEGVKVVTRMAMEDGYPLMALESVRR from the coding sequence ATGTCCACCGACGATTCCGACGGCTCGAGTCAGGTCCCAACGGACGCCCAGCAGGCCTGCTTCGAGGCCGGCATCAAGTTCGGCTCGCTCTACCACCAGTTCGCCGGCACCCCCATCAGCCTCGAGAGCGCCGACAGCCTCGCCCGGGCAATGGAGGAGGCGATCGAGAACCAGCCCCACTGCACGGACGTGAGCGTCGACGTTCGGACGGACGTCCTCGAAGCCGCGCTCGAGGAGGGTGCCGCCGAATACACGGAACTCACGGGTCGGTTCCTCGAGGTCGAAATCGACGTCGCCTACGAGGGCGTCAAGGTCGTCACCAGGATGGCGATGGAGGACGGCTACCCGTTGATGGCCCTCGAGTCGGTGCGTCGGTGA
- a CDS encoding PspA/IM30 family protein, with translation MGILSRTSYIIRSKLNAILDRSEDPTQTLDYSYEQMRDQLQQVKRGIADLTTQKKRLEMQKRRLEENVEKHNGQARTAVQQGREDLARKALEKKKAKMNQIEELERQVSDLQNQQDRLIEQKDELQGRIEEFRTKKETMKARYEAAEASSTVSEAMTATGEEFEDVGRAIERAEEKTEDMEARAAAMDELHESGAFEDVLSDKDSIDRELESMSTDSGVDAELETLKAEMGGEEATESEADEEGLEAEVETETDAEADVSDAEVESELAELKEEEEN, from the coding sequence ATGGGTATCCTCTCTCGGACGTCGTACATCATCCGGTCGAAGCTCAACGCGATCCTCGACCGCTCGGAGGATCCGACGCAGACGCTCGATTACTCCTACGAACAGATGCGCGACCAGCTCCAGCAGGTCAAACGCGGCATCGCCGACCTGACGACACAGAAAAAGCGCCTCGAGATGCAGAAACGCCGTCTCGAGGAGAACGTCGAGAAACACAACGGGCAGGCTCGAACGGCGGTCCAGCAGGGCCGCGAGGACCTCGCTCGGAAGGCCCTCGAGAAAAAGAAGGCCAAGATGAACCAGATCGAGGAACTCGAGCGCCAGGTCTCGGACCTGCAGAACCAGCAGGACCGACTGATCGAGCAGAAAGACGAACTCCAGGGGCGCATCGAGGAGTTCCGCACGAAGAAGGAGACGATGAAAGCCCGGTACGAGGCCGCGGAAGCGAGTTCCACGGTGTCGGAGGCGATGACTGCCACGGGGGAGGAGTTCGAGGACGTCGGCCGGGCGATCGAGCGCGCCGAGGAGAAGACCGAGGACATGGAGGCTCGCGCCGCCGCGATGGACGAACTCCACGAGTCGGGCGCATTCGAGGACGTCCTCTCCGATAAGGACAGCATCGACCGCGAACTCGAGTCCATGTCGACCGACAGCGGCGTCGACGCCGAACTCGAGACGCTCAAGGCCGAGATGGGCGGCGAGGAGGCAACGGAGTCCGAGGCGGACGAAGAGGGTCTCGAGGCGGAGGTCGAAACTGAAACCGACGCCGAGGCCGACGTGAGCGACGCCGAGGTCGAATCGGAACTGGCCGAACTCAAAGAAGAAGAGGAGAACTGA
- a CDS encoding FxLYD domain-containing protein has translation MATSDQDGEYTDSKSARSTCSTYSTADERSDRPDPPTNQSECPEPSTSRRGALAAAGSVAGLSIAGCLGTGTTPSYGGTDDEQGAETERVPVDVDGESRTAEEMTAATALADDGPAEGVSPLDAITFIDHEFVLEDNYLGSTVQGTLENEGDDRLSLVEIRVRVYDDADDMLGVYFSHVNDLDSGQTWAFSVIVLQSPADIAAYDIAALGTPT, from the coding sequence ATGGCAACCAGCGACCAGGACGGCGAGTATACGGACTCGAAATCGGCGAGGAGCACGTGTAGCACGTACAGCACGGCCGACGAGCGATCGGATCGGCCGGATCCACCGACCAACCAGAGCGAGTGCCCCGAACCCTCGACGTCACGGCGTGGGGCCCTCGCTGCCGCCGGATCGGTCGCCGGACTGTCGATCGCTGGTTGCCTCGGAACGGGAACGACCCCGTCGTACGGCGGGACGGACGACGAGCAGGGAGCAGAGACGGAGCGCGTCCCCGTCGACGTCGACGGCGAGAGCCGAACGGCCGAGGAGATGACCGCCGCCACGGCGCTGGCGGACGACGGCCCCGCCGAGGGCGTTTCGCCGCTCGACGCAATCACCTTCATCGATCACGAGTTCGTCCTGGAGGACAACTACCTGGGTTCGACCGTCCAGGGGACCCTCGAGAACGAAGGCGACGATCGGCTGTCACTCGTCGAGATCCGCGTCCGCGTCTACGACGACGCCGACGACATGCTCGGCGTCTACTTTTCGCACGTGAACGACCTCGACAGCGGCCAGACGTGGGCATTTTCCGTGATCGTCCTTCAGTCGCCTGCCGACATCGCGGCGTACGATATCGCTGCGCTCGGGACGCCAACCTAG
- a CDS encoding dipeptide epimerase, whose amino-acid sequence MSLETEFEQVTMPLEFPFTITRGTQTTAENVIVRIEDEDGTAGIGGAAPSSHYGETAATVEAVLPDLLAVVEDVGDPHQLERIERRLRETIERNPAARCAVSIALHDLVTKRLDVPLYRYWGLDPTETVESSYTIGIDDTERMREKTETALERGFGTLKVKLGTDRDLEIIEAIRDVAPDVRLYVDANEAWTPREAVSRIEALAEYDLEFVEQPVAATNPEGLRYVYERAALPIAADESCLTAADVPQIAERCDVANLKLMKCGSLREARRIVHAARAHGLQVMCGCMTESNASIAAACHLAPLLDYADLDGSLLLADDPYDGVSMPGGRINLEGLERPGTGVVRS is encoded by the coding sequence GTGAGCCTCGAGACCGAGTTCGAGCAGGTGACGATGCCGCTCGAGTTCCCGTTCACCATCACCCGCGGGACGCAGACGACCGCCGAGAACGTGATCGTCCGGATCGAGGACGAGGACGGAACCGCCGGTATTGGCGGGGCGGCGCCGTCGTCGCACTACGGCGAGACGGCGGCGACGGTCGAGGCGGTCCTGCCAGACCTGCTGGCGGTCGTCGAGGACGTCGGCGATCCCCACCAGCTCGAGCGAATCGAACGTCGGCTGCGCGAGACGATCGAACGCAATCCCGCCGCCCGGTGTGCCGTCAGCATCGCTCTCCACGACCTCGTGACGAAGCGCCTCGACGTCCCGCTCTATCGCTACTGGGGACTCGATCCGACCGAGACGGTCGAGAGTTCCTACACCATCGGCATCGACGACACCGAACGGATGCGCGAGAAAACCGAGACCGCCCTCGAGCGCGGCTTCGGGACGCTGAAGGTCAAACTCGGCACCGACCGCGACCTCGAGATCATCGAGGCGATTCGCGACGTCGCCCCCGACGTTCGCCTCTACGTCGACGCGAACGAGGCCTGGACGCCCCGCGAGGCGGTCTCGCGGATCGAGGCGCTGGCCGAGTACGACCTCGAGTTCGTCGAACAGCCCGTTGCGGCGACGAACCCGGAGGGGCTCCGGTACGTCTACGAGCGAGCGGCGCTGCCGATCGCCGCCGACGAGTCCTGTCTCACCGCAGCCGACGTGCCGCAGATCGCCGAGCGGTGTGACGTGGCCAACTTGAAACTGATGAAGTGCGGGAGTCTTCGCGAGGCGCGCCGTATCGTACACGCCGCGCGCGCACACGGCCTCCAGGTGATGTGTGGCTGCATGACCGAATCCAACGCCTCGATCGCTGCAGCCTGTCACCTCGCGCCACTACTCGATTACGCCGACCTGGACGGGTCGCTGTTGCTCGCGGACGACCCCTACGATGGCGTGTCGATGCCGGGCGGTCGCATCAACCTCGAGGGTCTCGAGCGGCCCGGGACCGGCGTCGTTCGGTCCTGA
- a CDS encoding DUF1611 domain-containing protein — protein sequence MRVAILAHEKFPDHAKTALGVLRYADYDVVGILDRETAGNRVSDFVPDVQDAPIVSSMADLEAGSVDALLIGIAPVGGGFDPSWREDVRTGLEYGCDLISGLHYFLEDDEEFATLADEYDADVWDVRKPHDELTVAEGVADEVDAEVILTVGTDCSVGKMTATMELARDAREAGHDAAVVPTGQTGIMIEGWGNPVDRVVSDFTAGSVEEMILEKGDDHDYLFVEGQGSIIHPAYSAVTCGILHGAMADKLVLCHAAEREMLAYDYGVAVPSMQTYVDLYESLAEPVHPTSVVTGALNTYGLEDDDAREAVDAFETELEKPATDVIRYGTDHLLEVLL from the coding sequence ATGCGCGTCGCTATCCTCGCTCACGAAAAGTTTCCCGACCACGCCAAGACGGCCCTCGGCGTGCTCCGCTACGCGGACTACGACGTCGTCGGCATTCTCGACCGAGAGACGGCCGGCAACCGCGTCAGCGACTTCGTCCCGGACGTCCAGGACGCCCCCATCGTCTCGAGCATGGCCGACCTCGAGGCCGGGAGCGTCGACGCCTTGCTCATCGGCATCGCGCCAGTCGGCGGCGGGTTCGACCCCAGCTGGCGCGAGGACGTGCGCACGGGCCTCGAGTACGGCTGCGACCTCATCTCGGGACTGCACTACTTCCTCGAGGACGACGAGGAGTTCGCCACACTTGCCGACGAGTACGACGCCGACGTCTGGGACGTCCGAAAGCCTCACGACGAGCTAACGGTCGCCGAAGGCGTCGCCGACGAGGTCGACGCGGAGGTGATCCTGACTGTCGGCACTGACTGCTCGGTCGGCAAGATGACGGCGACGATGGAACTCGCCCGCGACGCCCGCGAGGCGGGCCACGACGCCGCCGTCGTTCCCACGGGCCAGACGGGAATCATGATCGAGGGGTGGGGCAACCCCGTCGACCGGGTCGTCAGCGACTTCACGGCCGGATCGGTCGAAGAGATGATCCTCGAGAAAGGCGACGACCACGACTACCTGTTCGTCGAGGGACAGGGGAGCATCATCCACCCTGCCTACTCCGCCGTGACCTGTGGCATCCTCCACGGCGCGATGGCCGACAAACTGGTCCTCTGTCACGCGGCCGAACGGGAGATGCTCGCGTACGACTACGGCGTGGCGGTCCCGTCCATGCAAACCTACGTCGATCTCTACGAAAGTCTCGCCGAGCCAGTCCATCCAACCTCGGTCGTCACCGGCGCGCTCAACACCTACGGGCTCGAGGACGACGACGCCCGCGAGGCCGTCGACGCTTTCGAGACCGAACTCGAGAAACCCGCCACGGACGTCATCCGGTACGGGACTGACCACCTGCTGGAGGTGCTGCTGTGA